In Verrucomicrobiota bacterium, the genomic window CGCCTTTACCGGCTACCGCATCAATCCGGTCGACCAGTCTTTCCGGTTCATGCCCGGCCAGTTCGACGGAACGCCAAAAACCTTTCTAGGCCGGACGGGACCTTGGGACGGCGATCAAGTGATCGACATTATCCTGAGCCAGCCGGCGTGCGCACGCTTTCTGGTGACCAAACTCTGGCGTTTTTTCGTCAACGATAACGCCGCCCCGGAGCTGGTCGACCATCTGGCCGGCGAATTGCGCCGCAACAATTTCGAGCTGCACCCCCTCCTGCGGGTCATTTTCCGCAGCACGGAGTTCTACGCGGACGCCTGCAGAAACGGCCAGATCAAAGGCCCGGTGCAATGGATTGCGCAGACCTGCCGGACGCTGCCGGTCGAAGTGCCGAGCGCTGAGGTGTTATCGAATGTCCTCCGTCAATTGGGCCAGCTTCCCTTCTACCCTCCCAATGTGAAGGGCTGGGAAGGCGGCACAGCCTGGATCAACACGGCGACCCTGGCGTTTCGCTACGCCATCGGCCGCCAGCTGATCCTGGGCCGGCCCGCACCAAAGCCGCCCGAGTTCACGATGCAGCCGCCGCCGATGGTCAGCAACCAGGGTGGGCAGCCGGCCGTGGAGGCCGTCGCTCCCAACCAGCCGAGACCACCGGGCGCGAGGCCGATCGCACCGCTGGACGTGGCAATGCTCGTAACCGGCCGGGAGCGCGATGAACCCGTCGCGTTGGTCAAAGATCTATGCCACCGGCTCTGCCCGGGCCGGCTGCCGGCGTCCCTTGAGGAACAATGCCTGGGTCTGATTGCCGGCAAGCGCCTGCCTTTAAATGATCAAGCCATCCGTGAACTCGTCGCGCTGATGGTTGCCACCCCGAATTTCCAACTCTGTTGACCCTTCCTCCTTCCTTATGCCACATCAGCCCGAAGTTCTTACCCGGCGTCGTTTTCTGCGCACGTCCGTGCTGGGCGCGGCGCTCAGCTGGACGGTTCCGCTGTTCATTGAACGCACTTTCTCGACCCTGAATGCCGCCGCGGCCGAGTCTGCGTCCTCCCTGCAAGTGCCCACGGGACGAGATCATCCCATCCTCGTCGTCCTGCAATTGGCGGGCGGGAACGATGGGCTGAACACCCTGATCCCGTACGAGGACGACGCTTATTACCGCGCCCGGCCCACGCTGGGCATTCCCAAAACCCGGGTTTTGCCCCTGAGCGACCGCATCGGCCTGCACCCGGCGCTGGCCCCGCTGGCGGATCTTTACCACGAAGGAGCGCTGGCAATCCTGCAAGGGGTCGGTTACCCCAACCCTAACCGGTCGCATTTTCGGTCCACCGAAATCTGGCAGACGGCTTCCGATGCAAACCGGGTTTCAACCAAAGGCTGGATCGGACGGTACTTCGACAATTGTTGCTCGGGCGGGGACCCGACCGTCGGCGTCAGCTTGGGCCAACAACTGCCGCAGGCATTCAATGCGCAGCAACCGGTCGGTATGGCGATTGAACGGCCGGATCACCTCGGCCTGCCGAAAGTGGGTGACGCCTTCGAAAGGGCTGCCTTCGAACAACTCAACGGCCTGGACCACGAACTCGATGCCGGCAATGCCGGAGGTTCCATCGCCGGCTTGAATGGCTCCCTGCATTCCAACCTCTCGCCCCTGGATTACCTTCAACGGGTTGCGCTCGATGCGCAGGTGGGCGCCGACCGGATCAGCGCGATCCTGAAGCGGACCAGAGACGAAGCAAACTATCCGAACACGCAGCTCGGGCGTTCGTTGAGCTCGATTGCTCGATTGATTGCGGGCGGCCTCACCACGCGGGTGTATTATCTCAGCCACGGCGGTTTTGATACGCACAACAATCAAGGCGAGGCTCATCAAAGGCTCCTGGGTGAACTCGCCGGTGCCACCGATGCTTTCTGCCATGACCTGCGTAGCAAGGGGTTGCTCGACCGCGTGACGCTGATGACGTTCAGCGAGTTCGGGCGACGCGTCGCCGAGAACGCCAGCAAAGGGACTGACCACGGGACCGCCGCCCCGCTTTTTGTAATGGGCGGTGCAATCCGGCCCGGGCTCTACGGGCGCCAGCCCAGCCTCGAGCAACTGGATGCGGGCGACCTAATTTTCAACGTCGATTTTCGTTCGGTTTACGCCACGATCCTTGAACGATGGATGCAGGCGCCTGCCCAAAAGGTGCTTGGCCGGGAATTCCCGTTGCTGGCATTTTTGTAAGAACCTAAAGGGCTCACCTCGTAAATGCAGCCGGTTGCATTGCGACCCCGGGCACCGGGGCCGCCGGAGTTCCGCGTTTTGATGCGTCAAAGCTTGCCCTCCGGACTCCGAAGCTTATGCTCACGCACCTGGGGCTTGCGATGTGAAACTCCTTTTGACCTCAGATTTTCACTTTCACCGGCCATGGTACGACTGGCTTTTAGATCACGGGCCCCAGTACGACCTCGTGGCCATCGCCGGAGATTTGATGGAAATGCATTACCCCGGAGGGGTGGTGCCGCAGCTTATTTACCTTCACGGTTGGGTACGGACGATGCTCAAGCGAGGGGCGGTTCTGGCGGTCTGCTCCGGTAACCACGACCTGCCTTCGACCGCGCCGATGGTCGTGCCGCACCAGGGTATCGATAAAGAACGCGTCGCGCTCCTCGAGGGGTTTGCGAAGCATGAACATTGGTTGCAGGCCTTGCGCCGCGATCACCAGATCACCGTCGACCAGGACCATCGCATCATTCGCACCAATTCCGGGGAGAGCCTCATGGTAAGCTGCGCGCCTTACCGCGCCGACGGCCAGTTTTTGTTCCGTGAACATTTCCCGCCCCCCTGGCTCCTGCTGCACCATGAACCGCCCGGGGGCACGACCCTGGCAGGACCGAATACGGGCAACCAGGCCCTGGCCGAATTCGTCCGAAAAACACCGCCGAAATACGTTTTAAGCGGCCACGCCCATTTCAGCGAATCGGGCCATAACGCTTTCCATGAGCGTATCGGCAAGGCGCATTGCTTCAACTGCCGCCAATACCCAACGGCCGGTATCCGCCCCCCGGCGCCCAACGTGATTCTTCTCGACACCGGCGCCGGCA contains:
- a CDS encoding DUF1800 domain-containing protein; protein product: MLTPLAASAWDQDAAAHLALRAGFGPKSVEELEKLASLGPERAVETFLSVAAADQDPPPPSPDLTPDHFSALEAQIRNSTDLLEKRELQKQKRQEAHRQMQELTRWWIERMVQTPSPLVEKMAFFWHGHFATSMEKVQSPYKMWSQNRTFRRYALGSFRDLTKAVSRDPAMLVWLDLNGSRKEKPNENFARELMELFTLGEGHYSEQDVKEAARAFTGYRINPVDQSFRFMPGQFDGTPKTFLGRTGPWDGDQVIDIILSQPACARFLVTKLWRFFVNDNAAPELVDHLAGELRRNNFELHPLLRVIFRSTEFYADACRNGQIKGPVQWIAQTCRTLPVEVPSAEVLSNVLRQLGQLPFYPPNVKGWEGGTAWINTATLAFRYAIGRQLILGRPAPKPPEFTMQPPPMVSNQGGQPAVEAVAPNQPRPPGARPIAPLDVAMLVTGRERDEPVALVKDLCHRLCPGRLPASLEEQCLGLIAGKRLPLNDQAIRELVALMVATPNFQLC
- a CDS encoding DUF1501 domain-containing protein, encoding MPHQPEVLTRRRFLRTSVLGAALSWTVPLFIERTFSTLNAAAAESASSLQVPTGRDHPILVVLQLAGGNDGLNTLIPYEDDAYYRARPTLGIPKTRVLPLSDRIGLHPALAPLADLYHEGALAILQGVGYPNPNRSHFRSTEIWQTASDANRVSTKGWIGRYFDNCCSGGDPTVGVSLGQQLPQAFNAQQPVGMAIERPDHLGLPKVGDAFERAAFEQLNGLDHELDAGNAGGSIAGLNGSLHSNLSPLDYLQRVALDAQVGADRISAILKRTRDEANYPNTQLGRSLSSIARLIAGGLTTRVYYLSHGGFDTHNNQGEAHQRLLGELAGATDAFCHDLRSKGLLDRVTLMTFSEFGRRVAENASKGTDHGTAAPLFVMGGAIRPGLYGRQPSLEQLDAGDLIFNVDFRSVYATILERWMQAPAQKVLGREFPLLAFL
- a CDS encoding metallophosphoesterase, producing MKLLLTSDFHFHRPWYDWLLDHGPQYDLVAIAGDLMEMHYPGGVVPQLIYLHGWVRTMLKRGAVLAVCSGNHDLPSTAPMVVPHQGIDKERVALLEGFAKHEHWLQALRRDHQITVDQDHRIIRTNSGESLMVSCAPYRADGQFLFREHFPPPWLLLHHEPPGGTTLAGPNTGNQALAEFVRKTPPKYVLSGHAHFSESGHNAFHERIGKAHCFNCRQYPTAGIRPPAPNVILLDTGAGTATWRFYTQDSTPQQAVVELD